A DNA window from Candidatus Reconcilbacillus cellulovorans contains the following coding sequences:
- a CDS encoding transketolase produces MRTTGQSIESLAVTTIRTLSIDAVQKANSGHPGMPMGAAPMGYVLFARTMRHNPSNPKWFNRDRFVLSAGHGSMLLYSLLHLCGYDLPMEEIQRFRQWGSKTPGHPEYGHTPGVEATTGPLGQGIGMAVGMAMAEAHLAAVYNRPGFPIVDHYTYVICGDGDLMEGISGEAASLAGHLRLGKLIVLYDSNDISLDGELNLSFSENVGRRFEGYGWHYTRVDDGNDLDAIERAIREAQADPRPSLIEIKTIIGYGSPNKEGKGGHAGPHGAPLGVEEVALTKRAYGWPEDRHFYVPQEVYDHFAEVRARGERAEADWNRLFAAYEREYPELAAQFRRALSGELPDGWDAALPVYSPSDKPIATRNASGNAINAIAPKVPWLFGGSADLESSTMTHMKGFGRFSKEDYAGRNVYFGVREFAMAAAMNGMALHGGVKPYGGTFFVFSDYLRPAMRLAAIQNLPVVYVLTHDSIGVGEDGPTHEPVEQLAAVRAIPNMTVIRPADANETSQAWRFAMENRQGPVALVLTRQPVPILEGTAEKAREGVVRGAYVLADAPDGNPQLLLLATGSEVSLAMEAWKNLVEQGIAARVVSMPSWELFDRQPKDYRDAVLPPSVKARLAIEMAHPMGWAKYVGDAGDVMAIDRFGASAPVGVIVKEFGFTVENVIARAKALL; encoded by the coding sequence ATGCGCACGACAGGACAATCGATCGAATCTTTGGCGGTGACGACGATACGGACGTTGTCGATCGACGCCGTCCAGAAGGCGAATTCCGGGCATCCCGGCATGCCGATGGGAGCCGCCCCGATGGGATATGTTTTGTTCGCCCGGACGATGAGGCATAATCCGTCCAACCCGAAATGGTTCAACCGCGACCGGTTCGTGTTGTCGGCCGGTCACGGGTCGATGTTGTTGTATAGTCTTTTGCATTTGTGCGGCTATGACCTTCCGATGGAGGAAATTCAGCGTTTCCGCCAGTGGGGGAGCAAGACGCCGGGACACCCCGAATACGGACATACGCCGGGCGTGGAGGCGACGACCGGCCCGCTCGGCCAGGGCATCGGGATGGCGGTTGGAATGGCGATGGCGGAAGCCCATCTGGCAGCCGTCTATAATCGACCCGGATTTCCGATCGTCGATCATTATACCTACGTCATCTGCGGCGACGGCGACTTGATGGAGGGTATCTCCGGCGAGGCGGCGTCGCTGGCCGGCCACCTGCGGCTCGGAAAGCTGATCGTGCTGTACGATTCCAACGACATTTCGCTGGACGGCGAGCTGAACCTGTCGTTTTCCGAAAACGTCGGGCGGCGGTTTGAAGGATACGGGTGGCATTACACGCGCGTCGACGACGGCAACGATCTCGACGCGATCGAGCGCGCGATCCGCGAGGCGCAGGCTGATCCGCGACCGTCGCTGATCGAGATCAAGACGATCATCGGATATGGGAGCCCCAACAAGGAGGGCAAGGGTGGGCATGCCGGCCCGCACGGCGCGCCGCTCGGCGTTGAGGAAGTCGCGCTGACGAAACGTGCGTACGGGTGGCCGGAAGACCGGCATTTCTACGTTCCGCAGGAAGTGTACGACCACTTCGCAGAAGTCCGGGCGCGCGGCGAACGCGCGGAAGCGGATTGGAACCGGCTGTTTGCCGCCTACGAACGCGAATATCCGGAGCTGGCGGCCCAATTCCGCCGGGCATTGTCTGGCGAGCTTCCGGACGGCTGGGACGCCGCGTTGCCGGTATATTCCCCCTCGGACAAACCGATCGCGACGCGGAACGCTTCCGGTAACGCGATCAACGCGATCGCGCCGAAAGTGCCGTGGCTGTTCGGCGGGTCGGCCGACCTCGAATCGTCGACGATGACGCATATGAAAGGGTTCGGCCGATTCTCGAAGGAAGATTACGCCGGCCGCAACGTCTATTTCGGCGTCCGCGAGTTCGCGATGGCCGCCGCGATGAACGGCATGGCGTTGCACGGCGGCGTCAAGCCGTACGGCGGGACATTCTTCGTGTTTTCGGACTATTTGCGCCCGGCCATGCGGCTGGCCGCCATCCAGAACTTGCCCGTCGTCTACGTGCTGACGCACGACAGCATCGGCGTCGGCGAAGACGGACCGACGCACGAGCCGGTCGAGCAGTTGGCCGCCGTCCGGGCGATCCCGAACATGACGGTTATTCGTCCTGCGGACGCCAATGAGACGTCGCAGGCCTGGCGGTTCGCGATGGAAAACAGGCAAGGCCCGGTCGCGCTCGTGCTGACGAGACAGCCGGTACCGATTCTGGAGGGGACGGCCGAAAAAGCGCGGGAGGGCGTCGTCCGCGGCGCTTACGTGCTGGCGGATGCGCCGGACGGCAATCCGCAGCTTCTCTTGCTGGCGACGGGGTCCGAAGTCAGCCTGGCGATGGAGGCGTGGAAAAATCTGGTTGAACAGGGTATTGCCGCGAGGGTCGTCAGCATGCCGAGCTGGGAGCTGTTCGACAGACAGCCGAAAGATTACCGCGATGCGGTATTGCCGCCGTCCGTCAAGGCGAGGCTGGCGATCGAGATGGCGCACCCGATGGGATGGGCGAAATACGTCGGCGACGCCGGCGACGTGATGGCGATCGATCGTTTCGGCGCGTCGGCGCCGGTCGGCGTCATCGTGAAGGAATTCGGTTTTACCGTCGAAAATGTGATCGCTCGGGCGAAAGCGTTGCTGTAA
- a CDS encoding NAD-dependent malic enzyme — MNASMILRIEIDQTVSGFGEVAAAIGKAGGDIVSVDVIRPGKRSSVRDLTVDAHEAAFDRIADAVRNLPGVRLINVSDRTFLAHLGGKISIHPNIPIKNRDDLSRVYTPGVARVCLAIRDEPNKAFSLTIRRNTVAIVTDGTAVLGLGDIGPLAALPVMEGKAMLFKQLAGVDAFPICLDTKDTEEIIRIVKAIAPGFGGINLEDISSPRCFEIERRLAEELDIPVFHDDQHGTAVVALAGLINALKVVGKRMEDVTVVVNGAGAAGVACCEMLLTAGVRRLIVVDREGALEKGKTYANPAWQRLVERPQVVDCRGSLSDVIEGADVFIGVSVGGVLTVDHIRKMARDPIVFALANPNPEIQPELAEPHVRVLATGRSDYPNQINNVLCFPGIFRGALDCRAKTINEAMKLAAAHAIASVVTDEERNEQYIIPSIFNDQVVARVRRAVVEAALRTGVARRIPPDFRDDLSYGPENG, encoded by the coding sequence ATGAACGCCAGTATGATCCTGCGCATCGAGATCGACCAGACCGTATCGGGCTTCGGCGAAGTGGCGGCGGCAATCGGCAAGGCCGGCGGCGACATCGTTTCGGTCGACGTCATTCGTCCCGGCAAACGAAGCAGCGTGCGCGACCTGACCGTGGATGCACACGAAGCCGCTTTCGACCGCATCGCCGACGCCGTCCGCAATTTGCCGGGTGTGCGGCTGATCAACGTTTCCGACCGGACCTTTCTTGCCCATCTCGGCGGAAAAATTTCAATCCATCCCAACATCCCGATCAAAAACCGCGACGATCTTTCGCGCGTCTACACGCCCGGCGTCGCTCGCGTCTGTCTGGCGATCCGCGACGAGCCGAACAAGGCGTTTTCGCTGACGATCCGGCGCAACACCGTCGCCATCGTGACCGACGGAACGGCCGTGCTCGGCCTCGGCGACATCGGGCCGCTCGCCGCGCTGCCGGTCATGGAAGGCAAAGCGATGCTTTTCAAACAGCTCGCCGGCGTCGACGCGTTTCCGATCTGTCTCGACACAAAAGACACCGAAGAGATCATCCGGATCGTCAAGGCGATCGCTCCGGGGTTCGGCGGCATCAATCTCGAGGACATCTCCTCACCGCGCTGTTTCGAAATCGAGCGGAGGCTTGCGGAAGAACTCGACATTCCCGTCTTCCACGACGACCAGCACGGCACTGCCGTCGTCGCGCTCGCCGGCTTGATCAACGCGCTCAAAGTCGTCGGCAAGCGTATGGAAGACGTGACGGTCGTCGTCAACGGGGCGGGCGCCGCAGGCGTCGCGTGTTGCGAAATGTTGCTGACCGCCGGCGTGCGCCGCCTGATCGTCGTCGATCGGGAAGGCGCACTGGAAAAAGGCAAAACCTACGCCAATCCGGCGTGGCAACGGCTCGTCGAACGGCCACAGGTCGTCGATTGCCGCGGATCGCTGTCCGACGTGATCGAAGGTGCCGACGTCTTTATCGGCGTCTCCGTGGGCGGCGTACTGACCGTCGACCATATCCGGAAAATGGCGCGCGATCCGATCGTGTTTGCGCTCGCCAATCCGAATCCGGAAATTCAGCCTGAACTGGCCGAACCGCACGTCCGTGTCCTCGCGACGGGGCGAAGCGATTATCCGAACCAGATCAACAACGTGTTGTGTTTTCCCGGCATTTTCCGCGGGGCGCTCGACTGCCGGGCGAAAACGATTAATGAGGCGATGAAACTTGCCGCCGCCCATGCTATCGCCTCCGTCGTCACCGACGAGGAGCGGAACGAACAGTACATCATCCCGAGTATTTTCAACGACCAGGTCGTTGCGCGCGTCCGGCGCGCCGTCGTCGAGGCCGCGCTCCGCACCGGCGTTGCACGGCGGATTCCTCCCGATTTTCGCGACGACCTGTCTTACGGACCAGAAAACGGATGA
- a CDS encoding 3-hydroxyisobutyrate dehydrogenase yields the protein MKTVGFIGLGTMGFPMASNLLRRGFPLTVYSRTPSKAEELTRQGARTAVTPAEAARASDVLVTMVSDDAALAELFDRPDGIGAALRPGFTVIDCSTVAPETSRRLAERCREAGADFLDAPVTGSKPAAVEGTLVFMVGGRKETLDAHRDVLLAMGRKIVYMGPSGSGSHAKLAHNAIVGINALGFLEGLSIAAKGGLDPEAFLDVVLNGGAASKQAELKGPKVINRDFDVQFSLNLMLKDLRLAAALAEQTGVVAPILRHARDQFELGRQEGWGDEDLSAMVKWYERHMGVTIQKAREGGNNA from the coding sequence GTGAAAACGGTAGGGTTCATCGGTCTCGGCACGATGGGATTTCCGATGGCTTCCAATTTGTTGCGGCGCGGTTTTCCGTTGACCGTCTACAGTCGGACGCCGTCAAAAGCCGAGGAACTCACGAGACAAGGAGCCCGGACGGCCGTCACGCCGGCGGAAGCGGCGCGTGCGTCCGACGTCCTGGTGACCATGGTGAGCGACGACGCGGCGCTCGCGGAGCTGTTCGACCGGCCGGACGGCATCGGTGCGGCGCTCAGGCCGGGTTTCACCGTCATCGACTGCAGCACGGTCGCGCCGGAAACGAGCCGCAGGCTCGCCGAACGTTGCCGGGAAGCGGGAGCGGATTTTCTCGACGCGCCGGTCACCGGCAGCAAGCCGGCCGCCGTCGAAGGCACGCTCGTCTTTATGGTCGGAGGGCGTAAGGAAACGCTGGATGCGCACCGCGACGTTCTGCTGGCCATGGGACGAAAAATCGTTTATATGGGTCCGTCCGGTTCCGGTTCTCATGCCAAACTGGCGCACAATGCGATCGTCGGGATCAATGCGCTCGGTTTTCTTGAAGGTCTGTCGATCGCCGCCAAAGGCGGCCTCGACCCGGAAGCCTTCCTCGATGTCGTGCTGAACGGTGGCGCCGCGAGCAAGCAGGCGGAGCTGAAAGGCCCCAAGGTGATCAACCGCGATTTCGACGTCCAGTTTTCGCTCAATCTGATGCTGAAAGATTTGCGCCTCGCCGCGGCACTGGCCGAACAGACCGGCGTCGTCGCGCCGATCTTGCGTCATGCGCGGGACCAGTTCGAACTCGGCCGGCAAGAAGGTTGGGGCGACGAGGATTTGTCGGCGATGGTCAAATGGTATGAACGGCACATGGGGGTGACGATCCAAAAAGCGCGCGAAGGAGGGAATAACGCATGA
- a CDS encoding glucose-6-phosphate isomerase, which produces MDKLRFDWKSASSFVRPHEIDQMAAQVRVAHDHLHNRTGPGADFLGWVRLPHDYDREEFARIQAAARRIRDDSDVLVVVGIGGSYLGARAAIEALSHTFYNRLTKQRRGGPEIYYAGHQISSTYLADLLDILENHDVSVNVVSKSGTTTEPAIAFRVIRGFLERKYGKEGARRRIYATTDRAKGALKKLADEEGYETFVIPDDVGGRYSVLTAVGLLPIAAAGVDVEAMMRGAADAADDYANPDLAVNESYQYAVVRNLLHRKGKTVEILVNYEPSLHYVSEWWKQLFGESEGKDGKGLYPASVDFSTDLHSMGQFIQEGSRIMFETVLRVARPRRDLTIGVDPADVDGLNFLAGKTMDFVNQKAFEGTLLAHTDGGVPNLVVTIPELTAYHFGYMVYFFEKACGVSGHLLGVNPFDQPGVEAYKRNMFALLGKPGFEKQKAELEARLSGNR; this is translated from the coding sequence ATGGACAAACTTCGGTTTGACTGGAAAAGCGCATCATCGTTCGTTCGCCCGCACGAGATCGACCAGATGGCCGCTCAGGTGCGCGTCGCGCACGACCATTTGCACAACCGGACAGGGCCTGGAGCTGATTTTCTCGGCTGGGTCCGTTTGCCGCACGACTACGACCGCGAGGAGTTCGCCCGCATTCAGGCCGCGGCGCGACGCATTCGCGACGATTCAGACGTCCTTGTCGTCGTCGGCATCGGCGGGTCCTATTTGGGCGCGCGAGCGGCGATCGAGGCGCTGTCCCATACTTTTTATAACCGGTTAACGAAGCAGCGGCGCGGCGGTCCGGAGATTTATTACGCGGGCCATCAGATCAGCTCGACCTATTTGGCCGATCTGCTCGACATTCTCGAAAACCACGACGTGTCGGTCAACGTCGTTTCCAAATCCGGCACGACGACGGAGCCGGCGATCGCGTTCCGCGTGATCAGGGGGTTTTTGGAGAGAAAGTACGGGAAGGAGGGCGCGCGCCGTCGCATTTACGCGACGACCGACCGGGCGAAAGGCGCGCTGAAAAAACTGGCCGACGAAGAAGGATACGAAACGTTCGTCATCCCGGACGACGTCGGCGGCCGCTATTCCGTGCTGACGGCGGTCGGTCTTCTGCCGATCGCTGCGGCCGGCGTCGACGTCGAGGCGATGATGCGGGGGGCGGCGGATGCGGCCGACGATTATGCGAATCCGGACCTGGCCGTCAACGAGAGCTACCAGTACGCCGTCGTCCGCAACCTTCTGCACCGCAAGGGCAAGACGGTCGAAATTCTCGTCAACTACGAGCCGTCGCTCCATTATGTGTCGGAGTGGTGGAAGCAGCTGTTCGGTGAAAGCGAGGGTAAGGACGGCAAAGGGCTTTATCCGGCGTCTGTCGATTTTTCGACCGATCTGCATTCGATGGGACAGTTCATCCAGGAAGGCAGCCGCATCATGTTCGAAACGGTACTGCGGGTGGCCAGACCGAGGCGCGATCTGACGATCGGCGTCGATCCGGCGGACGTCGACGGGCTGAACTTTCTTGCCGGGAAAACGATGGATTTCGTCAATCAGAAAGCGTTTGAAGGGACGCTGCTCGCGCATACAGACGGCGGCGTGCCGAACCTGGTCGTCACGATTCCGGAGCTGACGGCATACCATTTCGGCTATATGGTCTACTTTTTCGAAAAAGCGTGCGGCGTCAGCGGTCATCTGCTCGGCGTCAACCCCTTCGACCAGCCGGGCGTCGAGGCGTACAAGCGGAACATGTTCGCGCTGCTCGGCAAACCCGGATTCGAAAAGCAAAAAGCAGAACTGGAAGCTCGACTTTCGGGCAATCGCTAG
- a CDS encoding YigZ family protein, with the protein MAEEILTVAREASVEIVIKKSRFIGCAAPVGTEAEAAAFIERVRKEHWSATHNCSAYVVGERGEFRRSSDDGEPAGTAGRPMLDVILRRGLTNVVVVVTRYFGGVLLGAGGLVRAYSEAASRALDAAGVVREAWHEAWTVVMPYELYGRVEYELRRLTLPTGRPHFADRVSLDVYPPVEVADRVEWLLNEWCQGQAVIVRGGRRRLALPVEAD; encoded by the coding sequence TTGGCGGAAGAAATTCTGACCGTCGCGCGGGAAGCTTCGGTAGAAATTGTGATCAAAAAATCGCGGTTCATCGGCTGTGCCGCGCCGGTTGGAACCGAAGCGGAAGCGGCGGCGTTCATCGAGCGGGTGCGCAAAGAGCATTGGTCGGCGACGCACAACTGCTCCGCGTACGTCGTCGGCGAGCGAGGCGAATTCCGGCGGTCGTCGGACGACGGAGAACCGGCCGGAACGGCCGGGCGGCCGATGCTGGACGTCATCCTCCGGCGCGGGCTGACGAACGTCGTCGTCGTCGTGACGCGCTATTTCGGCGGAGTTTTGCTCGGCGCCGGGGGGCTCGTCCGCGCGTACTCGGAGGCCGCTTCCCGGGCGCTGGACGCGGCGGGCGTCGTGCGCGAGGCTTGGCATGAGGCGTGGACGGTGGTAATGCCATACGAACTGTACGGCAGGGTGGAATATGAGCTTCGCCGCCTGACGCTGCCGACCGGCCGGCCGCATTTCGCGGACCGGGTGTCGCTGGACGTCTATCCGCCGGTGGAAGTCGCCGATCGGGTGGAATGGTTGCTGAACGAGTGGTGCCAAGGCCAGGCGGTGATCGTCCGCGGCGGGCGCCGTCGGTTGGCGCTGCCGGTCGAGGCGGATTGA